A single genomic interval of Clostridium facile harbors:
- a CDS encoding peptidoglycan D,D-transpeptidase FtsI family protein, with amino-acid sequence MLKRATKLFIVFILLCSILATRIVYLASSTDLTQAAQRQSSYTLTLSTQRGGIYDRNFNNMVNQTTKYVAVVFPDPSCIQQVLDLNPELKREEIAEQIQQGKPFLVESKKASSNHSSIQVFPVSERYRDNGIAPHLIGYLNGDGEAVCGIEQSYNELLQNFTSNYQITFQLDGTGNLIKGKEMEQTIQGNSDGGVVLTLDSGIQELAQKIGGQSIPKGAITVFDVKTSQIVACASFPTYSQNDVAASINDENKPLINRSLYTYNVGSTFKIATAATALEQGISPNYSFFCPGKIDVKGQVFKCHHLAGHGSLNMQQALEKSCNPYYINLALQTGGNAILQTASDMGFGKELELASGIVAAKGTLPSTDDLKNPAELANFGFGQGKLTANSFQVSGLLLSVLNQGKLVQPSLILGTTENGTDLIEPTQAQPPTYVMSEETASILKEDLILALKGQDTEGLKPKLTTAGGKSATAQTGTYDENGVEICQTWYTGFFPTEDPKYVITVLVEEGASGNDTAGPIFAKLADAITLYEQK; translated from the coding sequence ATGCTAAAACGGGCAACCAAATTATTTATCGTTTTTATTTTATTATGCTCTATCCTAGCCACAAGGATTGTTTACCTTGCAAGTTCTACTGACTTAACGCAAGCAGCACAAAGGCAAAGTAGTTATACCCTAACCTTAAGCACTCAACGGGGAGGAATTTATGACCGAAATTTTAACAATATGGTAAATCAAACCACAAAATATGTTGCTGTTGTGTTCCCTGACCCTTCTTGCATTCAACAAGTATTAGACTTAAATCCGGAATTAAAACGAGAAGAAATCGCGGAACAAATTCAACAGGGCAAACCATTCTTAGTGGAATCCAAAAAGGCTTCCAGCAATCATTCCAGCATTCAGGTATTTCCTGTTTCAGAACGTTACCGGGATAACGGTATTGCTCCCCATCTAATTGGATATTTAAACGGGGATGGGGAAGCGGTATGTGGGATTGAACAATCCTACAACGAATTATTGCAAAATTTCACCTCCAACTATCAGATAACATTTCAGTTGGATGGGACAGGAAATTTAATCAAAGGAAAAGAAATGGAACAGACCATCCAGGGAAATTCCGATGGCGGCGTTGTACTCACGTTGGATAGTGGCATCCAGGAATTAGCGCAAAAAATAGGGGGACAATCCATTCCAAAAGGAGCAATTACCGTATTTGATGTAAAAACGTCCCAAATCGTTGCCTGCGCCAGCTTTCCAACCTATTCCCAAAATGACGTAGCAGCCAGTATCAACGATGAGAATAAACCCTTAATTAACCGCAGCCTGTACACCTACAATGTTGGTTCTACCTTTAAAATCGCCACCGCTGCCACCGCATTGGAACAGGGAATCTCTCCAAACTATTCCTTTTTTTGCCCAGGTAAAATTGACGTAAAAGGTCAAGTATTCAAATGCCACCACCTAGCTGGACACGGATCTTTAAATATGCAACAAGCTTTAGAGAAATCCTGTAATCCTTACTATATCAATCTGGCACTACAAACAGGTGGAAATGCCATCTTACAAACCGCATCCGATATGGGGTTTGGAAAAGAATTAGAACTGGCAAGTGGGATTGTTGCTGCCAAAGGGACTCTCCCCTCTACGGATGACTTAAAAAACCCAGCAGAATTAGCAAACTTTGGATTTGGGCAAGGAAAACTCACCGCAAATTCTTTTCAGGTAAGCGGACTGCTTTTAAGTGTACTCAACCAGGGAAAACTAGTTCAACCCAGCCTAATTTTAGGGACTACAGAAAATGGAACGGATTTAATAGAACCTACACAGGCGCAACCTCCTACCTATGTAATGAGTGAAGAAACTGCATCGATTTTAAAAGAAGATTTAATCCTAGCATTAAAGGGGCAGGATACCGAGGGACTGAAACCAAAATTGACAACAGCTGGAGGAAAATCCGCAACAGCACAGACTGGAACCTATGATGAAAACGGGGTAGAAATCTGCCAAACTTGGTATACCGGATTTTTTCCAACAGAAGACCCCAAATATGTGATAACAGTTTTGGTAGAAGAAGGGGCCTCTGGAAACGATACTGCTGGTCCAATTTTCGCAAAATTAGCGGATGCAATTACCCTATATGAGCAAAAATAA
- a CDS encoding alpha/beta hydrolase, whose protein sequence is MNKLMKAALKALSYPDINLKKNYKLERTFMNVKGYHPIKPSYNVWDHSVFYQDHKIPVRIFSPVLGKNPSEEIVDEHNWNNTKEYPILLFFHGGGWVAGNIDSYNRVCLNLATKTKHLVVSVDYRLAPEHPFPAGLEDCYAVAKEIFQKTDLLHSKPEYITLIGDSAGGNLAAAVSLMARDRGDFEPKRQVLIYPATYNDHGDTSPFASIQENGSDYLLTSKMLQDYMELYMGNQNDWENPYFAPLLAKDFSRQPDTLILTAEYDPLRDEGEAYGEKLWQAGNQVEIIRISDALHGFISLPLKFQQVKESMELIQQFIQKHSEPNLPIT, encoded by the coding sequence ATTAATAAATTGATGAAAGCCGCATTAAAAGCGCTTTCTTATCCGGATATCAACCTAAAGAAGAATTATAAGCTGGAACGTACTTTTATGAACGTAAAAGGATACCATCCAATTAAACCCAGCTATAATGTATGGGACCACAGTGTTTTTTATCAGGATCATAAAATACCAGTGCGTATTTTTTCTCCCGTTTTGGGCAAGAATCCATCTGAGGAGATTGTGGATGAACACAATTGGAATAATACCAAGGAATACCCAATCCTTTTATTTTTCCATGGTGGGGGATGGGTTGCTGGAAATATTGACAGCTACAATCGGGTTTGTTTAAACCTGGCTACCAAAACCAAACATTTGGTTGTTTCAGTGGATTACCGTTTGGCACCGGAACACCCTTTTCCAGCAGGATTGGAAGATTGTTATGCAGTAGCGAAAGAAATTTTTCAAAAGACAGATTTACTCCACTCTAAACCGGAATATATCACCTTAATCGGGGATAGTGCTGGAGGAAACTTGGCAGCAGCAGTTTCCCTGATGGCTCGGGATCGTGGGGATTTTGAGCCCAAACGGCAGGTGCTAATTTATCCGGCTACGTATAATGATCATGGTGATACTTCCCCTTTTGCTTCCATTCAGGAAAACGGGAGTGATTATCTACTAACTTCTAAGATGTTGCAGGATTATATGGAACTGTATATGGGAAACCAGAATGATTGGGAAAACCCCTATTTTGCACCATTGTTGGCCAAGGATTTTTCCCGTCAACCAGATACGTTAATCCTTACCGCAGAATATGATCCTCTACGGGATGAAGGGGAAGCCTATGGTGAGAAACTGTGGCAGGCAGGAAACCAAGTGGAGATTATCCGGATTTCAGATGCGCTACATGGTTTTATTTCATTGCCGCTAAAATTTCAGCAAGTGAAAGAATCTATGGAATTGATCCAACAATTTATTCAAAAACATTCTGAGCCAAATTTACCAATTACATAA
- a CDS encoding MATE family efflux transporter, with product MKHHIEKEFTFKELLEFAFPTMIMMIFMSLYTIVDGFFVSRFVGAEALSAVNIVYPLISINIAVGVMFATGGSAVVAWTMGQGKEHQAKRYFTGLVIVAFVLSVIIAVLVLCNMDRLIEWLGAEGELKQYCKDYLWIMMLYSPVSTLQLMFQDFLVVASRPHLGLGLSIGSGIFNMVFDYLLIAVFHMGVQGAAYATVGGYFVSAIGGILFFLFHKKGLKFTKPAFPIKMILKSCANGSSEMVTNLSTSITTALFNFYMLQFAGANGVASITTVLYCQFLMTSIFIGFSIGVAPVISYHYGAQNQTFLRKVLKWCVQFILVCSVAMWLLSLLGADFVAKVFFTSGTEAYSLAAHGLRLFGVSFLFAGINIFGSAMFTALGNGLISAGISFSRTLGFTVIGIVGMSYIWGMDGLWFAVPFAELVTIFVVIICARKLKTQYHIF from the coding sequence TTGAAGCATCACATTGAAAAAGAATTTACCTTTAAAGAACTGTTGGAGTTTGCTTTTCCAACCATGATTATGATGATTTTTATGTCATTATACACTATTGTGGATGGTTTTTTTGTTTCCCGTTTTGTTGGGGCAGAAGCTTTGTCAGCAGTAAATATTGTATATCCTTTGATTAGTATCAATATTGCAGTTGGCGTTATGTTTGCAACAGGGGGAAGTGCGGTTGTTGCCTGGACAATGGGACAGGGCAAGGAACATCAGGCGAAACGGTATTTTACTGGGTTGGTGATTGTTGCTTTTGTCTTATCAGTAATTATTGCGGTTTTAGTATTGTGCAATATGGACCGTTTGATTGAGTGGCTGGGAGCTGAAGGGGAGTTAAAGCAATATTGTAAAGATTATTTGTGGATTATGATGCTATACTCCCCTGTTTCCACGTTACAGTTGATGTTCCAGGATTTTCTGGTAGTGGCAAGCCGTCCTCATCTGGGATTAGGGCTTTCCATTGGTTCTGGTATATTCAATATGGTATTTGACTATTTGTTAATTGCGGTATTCCATATGGGTGTTCAAGGTGCCGCCTATGCTACCGTGGGAGGATATTTTGTTTCAGCAATTGGGGGAATCCTGTTTTTCCTGTTCCATAAGAAAGGGTTGAAATTTACAAAACCAGCATTTCCTATCAAAATGATTTTGAAGAGCTGTGCCAACGGCTCCTCCGAGATGGTCACCAACCTTTCTACCAGTATTACAACGGCATTGTTTAATTTTTATATGTTGCAATTCGCCGGTGCAAACGGTGTGGCTTCGATTACAACTGTGTTGTACTGCCAATTTTTAATGACCTCTATTTTTATTGGCTTTTCCATTGGTGTAGCACCGGTCATTTCTTACCATTATGGGGCACAAAATCAGACTTTTTTAAGAAAAGTATTAAAATGGTGCGTCCAGTTTATTTTAGTTTGTTCAGTAGCGATGTGGTTGCTTTCTCTATTGGGGGCGGATTTTGTGGCAAAAGTATTCTTTACATCAGGTACAGAAGCATACTCCTTAGCCGCGCATGGGCTGCGTTTATTTGGTGTTTCGTTCCTGTTCGCAGGGATTAATATCTTTGGGTCGGCAATGTTTACCGCTTTGGGAAATGGACTTATTTCCGCAGGAATTTCCTTTTCCAGAACATTGGGCTTTACCGTTATTGGAATAGTAGGGATGTCTTATATTTGGGGAATGGATGGGTTATGGTTCGCAGTACCGTTTGCGGAGTTGGTGACTATATTTGTTGTAATAATATGTGCGAGAAAATTAAAAACACAATATCATATTTTCTAG
- a CDS encoding AraC family transcriptional regulator yields the protein METSLHKKFGELLEEMRQSPDICEHRTNRISDRKKIDLDLSQFEVPPEDIQEFCKERKWNPIPTKRRFLSEQKYFLPNQNIGVVLDCVSRWEGLAITSESQRFLNSKDIFYHPTHYHEFFELTYLYSGTCYCYMAGNEYRMKAGQFWIYNSQIKHGMCIVGRDTNLINILIRKTTFEQTVVPMLKENKMFLDFFLESIYNFKEGPSCLQFEVPQESSGQYCLYKLTQEFVKDDMYSQQIMLFSLCSLLMELSRQYAQVVDQQPEKISRELTIEQVISYLNDNYAAATLKSTATFFNYSSEYISRLISRKTGKSFSEWRLEIQMQHASELLSKSHLPIDLISQQIGYSERRAFDYAFKKYFQVTPAQYRKEFFS from the coding sequence ATGGAAACTTCTTTGCATAAAAAGTTTGGGGAACTGTTGGAAGAAATGCGGCAATCGCCAGATATTTGTGAGCATCGTACCAACCGGATTAGTGACCGAAAAAAGATCGATTTAGACCTTAGCCAGTTTGAAGTTCCACCAGAGGATATACAAGAGTTTTGCAAAGAAAGAAAGTGGAATCCGATTCCAACCAAACGGCGTTTTTTATCCGAACAAAAATATTTTTTGCCGAACCAAAACATAGGTGTGGTGTTGGATTGTGTTTCTAGATGGGAAGGGCTAGCGATTACATCGGAAAGCCAGCGGTTTTTAAATTCAAAAGATATATTTTACCATCCTACCCATTACCATGAGTTTTTTGAGCTAACCTATCTTTACTCTGGTACTTGTTATTGTTATATGGCTGGAAATGAATACCGAATGAAAGCCGGACAATTTTGGATTTATAATTCCCAAATCAAACATGGAATGTGCATTGTAGGGCGGGATACGAACCTAATTAATATCTTAATTCGAAAAACAACCTTTGAGCAAACTGTTGTACCTATGTTGAAAGAAAATAAGATGTTTTTGGATTTCTTTTTAGAATCAATTTATAATTTTAAAGAAGGGCCCAGCTGCTTACAATTTGAGGTGCCACAGGAAAGCTCTGGCCAGTACTGTCTTTATAAATTGACTCAGGAATTTGTAAAAGATGATATGTATTCCCAACAAATCATGTTGTTTTCCCTTTGTTCTTTATTGATGGAGCTCAGCCGGCAATATGCTCAAGTTGTTGACCAGCAGCCAGAGAAAATTTCCAGGGAATTGACCATAGAACAGGTCATTAGTTACCTCAATGATAACTACGCTGCCGCTACTTTAAAATCTACTGCCACTTTTTTTAATTATTCTTCCGAATATATTTCCCGATTAATTTCCCGCAAAACAGGAAAGTCTTTTTCAGAATGGCGTCTGGAAATTCAAATGCAGCATGCGTCGGAACTGCTGTCAAAAAGCCATTTACCAATTGATTTGATTTCCCAGCAAATTGGCTACTCAGAACGTCGAGCATTTGACTACGCTTTTAAAAAATATTTCCAAGTTACTCCGGCTCAGTACCGGAAAGAATTTTTTTCATAA
- the guaA gene encoding glutamine-hydrolyzing GMP synthase, whose amino-acid sequence MAHQKVLVIDFGGQYNQLIARRVRECGVYCEVEPYTKGLAVAKQEKPVGIIFTGGPNSVYEENAPKIDKEIFELGIPVLGICYGAQVMAHLMGGTVSSATMREYGKTETNFDTSSLMFQGLSENMITWMSHTDYISGLPEGFRASAHTKECPVAAMENPEAKLYAVQFHPEVMHTENGTKMLHNFLYHVCGCVGDWTMGDYAKTAIEDIRAKVGDGKVLLALSGGVDSSVLAALLSKAIGHQLTCVFVDHGLMRKNEGDEVEQAFADWDLNFIRVNAEERFLSKLAGMSDPETKRKTIGEEFIRVFEEEAKKIGAVDFLAQGTIYPDVIESGTGDAAVIKSHHNVGGLPDYVDFKEIIEPLRLLFKDEVRQLGIELGLSDVLVWRQPFPGPGLAIRVIGEITKEKLDILRDADWIFREEIAKAGLDRDIHQYFAVLTSMRSVGVMGDGRTYDYTLALRGVTTTDFMTADFARIPYDLLATISSRIVNEVKNINRVVYDITTKPPSTIEWE is encoded by the coding sequence ATGGCACATCAAAAAGTATTGGTCATTGACTTTGGTGGACAGTATAACCAACTGATTGCCCGGCGCGTTCGTGAATGCGGTGTGTATTGTGAAGTGGAACCCTATACCAAAGGGCTTGCTGTTGCAAAACAAGAAAAACCAGTTGGTATTATTTTTACTGGCGGTCCAAATAGTGTTTATGAGGAGAACGCCCCTAAAATTGATAAGGAAATTTTTGAACTGGGAATCCCTGTGTTGGGGATTTGTTATGGTGCTCAGGTGATGGCCCATTTGATGGGAGGTACTGTTTCCAGCGCTACCATGCGGGAATACGGCAAAACCGAAACAAACTTTGATACTTCTTCGTTAATGTTCCAGGGATTATCCGAAAATATGATTACCTGGATGAGCCATACGGACTATATTTCCGGCTTGCCAGAAGGGTTCCGTGCTTCGGCACATACCAAAGAATGTCCTGTGGCTGCGATGGAAAATCCGGAAGCGAAACTGTATGCAGTACAATTCCATCCAGAGGTAATGCACACCGAAAACGGCACAAAAATGCTGCATAACTTTTTGTATCACGTTTGTGGTTGTGTTGGTGACTGGACCATGGGGGACTATGCGAAAACCGCAATCGAGGATATCCGTGCAAAGGTTGGCGATGGGAAAGTATTGTTGGCACTGTCCGGAGGGGTGGATTCCTCTGTTTTGGCTGCATTGCTTTCTAAAGCGATCGGTCATCAGCTGACCTGTGTATTTGTAGACCATGGTTTAATGCGGAAAAACGAAGGGGACGAAGTAGAACAGGCTTTTGCTGATTGGGATTTGAACTTTATCCGTGTCAATGCAGAAGAGCGTTTTCTCTCCAAACTGGCTGGCATGAGCGACCCAGAAACAAAACGGAAAACCATTGGAGAAGAATTTATCCGTGTATTTGAAGAAGAAGCCAAAAAAATTGGTGCAGTTGATTTCTTAGCACAGGGAACAATTTACCCAGATGTGATTGAATCCGGTACAGGGGATGCTGCTGTCATCAAGAGTCACCATAATGTAGGCGGTTTGCCGGACTATGTTGATTTTAAGGAAATTATCGAGCCATTGCGTCTGCTGTTTAAAGATGAAGTTCGCCAATTGGGAATAGAGTTAGGTCTTTCCGATGTATTGGTATGGCGTCAGCCATTCCCAGGCCCAGGGCTTGCAATCCGTGTTATTGGAGAAATCACCAAAGAAAAACTGGATATTTTACGGGATGCTGACTGGATTTTCCGGGAGGAAATTGCAAAAGCAGGTCTTGACCGGGATATCCATCAATATTTCGCTGTGCTGACATCCATGCGTTCTGTTGGCGTAATGGGGGATGGCAGAACTTATGATTATACCTTGGCCCTGCGTGGCGTTACAACTACTGATTTTATGACAGCTGATTTCGCAAGAATCCCTTATGACCTTCTTGCCACAATTTCCAGCCGTATTGTCAATGAAGTAAAAAATATCAACCGCGTTGTGTATGATATCACCACGAAGCCACCATCTACAATTGAGTGGGAATAA
- a CDS encoding CatB-related O-acetyltransferase: MTIPDKQIYPRTGDQQTIYLKNVITNPNIIVGDYTIYNDFVHDPVMFEQNNVLYHYPINKDKLIIGKFCSIACGVRFLFNSANHTLSSLSTYTFPLFYEEWDLKQQDVVNSWDNKGDIIIGNDVWIGYEAVILSGVTVGDGAIIGTRAVVTKDVPPYTIVGGVPAKPIKKRFSEDTIVSLLKIKWWDWPKEKITNNLSAIQSGDIKQLR; this comes from the coding sequence ATGACTATTCCAGATAAACAAATTTATCCCCGTACAGGAGACCAACAAACAATTTATTTGAAAAATGTAATTACCAACCCCAATATTATAGTTGGAGATTACACGATTTACAATGATTTTGTCCATGATCCAGTTATGTTTGAGCAGAATAATGTACTATATCACTATCCAATCAACAAAGACAAACTGATTATTGGAAAATTTTGTTCCATTGCTTGTGGAGTACGATTTTTGTTTAATAGCGCAAATCATACCCTATCTTCTTTATCCACCTATACATTTCCTCTTTTTTATGAGGAATGGGATTTGAAACAGCAAGATGTTGTTAATTCCTGGGATAATAAGGGCGATATTATAATTGGAAATGACGTTTGGATTGGTTATGAAGCAGTTATTTTATCCGGTGTTACCGTTGGGGATGGCGCAATTATAGGAACTCGTGCAGTGGTAACAAAAGATGTTCCACCATATACTATTGTTGGCGGTGTTCCTGCAAAACCAATTAAAAAACGGTTTTCAGAGGATACGATTGTTTCTTTGTTGAAAATCAAGTGGTGGGATTGGCCAAAAGAAAAAATTACAAACAATCTTTCTGCAATACAATCCGGCGACATCAAACAATTGAGATGA
- a CDS encoding PH domain-containing protein: MRFYTKIDIWVHVACLCICYQTIVFTWFLITQDTSNLWVGLGTAVGWILSILLVLPFYVLSYSEIKKDTLVLRLGFLKQAEIPYECILKVAPTTKAFFSFALSYDRLELVCLTPEHGKQTLLISPKNKEEFIRQLQKKNPKIDTNCPGSGLTVESKS; the protein is encoded by the coding sequence TTGCGTTTTTATACCAAAATAGATATATGGGTACATGTTGCATGTCTCTGTATTTGCTACCAGACAATTGTATTTACCTGGTTTTTAATAACACAGGATACTTCCAATTTATGGGTAGGGCTTGGTACTGCAGTGGGATGGATTTTGAGCATTTTGCTTGTATTGCCTTTTTATGTATTGTCTTATAGTGAGATAAAGAAGGATACTTTAGTATTGCGTTTGGGCTTTTTAAAGCAAGCTGAAATTCCGTATGAGTGTATTTTAAAAGTGGCACCTACCACAAAGGCTTTTTTCTCTTTTGCGCTTTCTTATGACCGATTGGAGCTGGTGTGTTTAACACCAGAACATGGAAAACAGACTCTGCTAATTTCACCAAAAAACAAAGAGGAATTTATTCGACAATTACAAAAAAAGAACCCAAAAATTGACACAAATTGTCCAGGAAGTGGACTAACTGTGGAATCAAAAAGTTAA
- a CDS encoding DMT family transporter, which yields MKPQKLLQKPIIVGILALICCGLWGSAFPCIKIGYQLLEIPSDAVGDQIVFAGYRFALAGVLTILLGSILQRKLLLPRKQAAGKIFHLSLLQTVIQYLFFYMGLAHTSGVKGAIIVGTNSLLAILIASLLFRQEKLTLPKLIGCMVGLIGVILANLSSGGIDFDLSFQGEGFVFISAISYAFSSVYLKKYSKDEDPVMLSGYQFLLGGIILTGTGLCMGGRITNFHWDSSLMLIYLAFLSAVAYSLWGILLKYNPVSKVTIYGFMNPVIGVLLSAILLGEGEQAFSLKNIFALVLVSLGIFIVNRFQSKTE from the coding sequence GTGAAGCCACAAAAATTATTACAAAAGCCTATTATAGTGGGAATATTAGCACTTATTTGTTGTGGGTTATGGGGGAGTGCCTTCCCTTGCATTAAAATTGGTTACCAATTATTAGAGATTCCTTCTGACGCTGTGGGGGATCAAATTGTATTTGCAGGCTATCGATTTGCGTTGGCAGGAGTTTTAACTATTTTATTGGGCAGTATATTGCAAAGAAAGCTGTTATTGCCTCGAAAACAAGCAGCTGGCAAAATATTTCATCTTTCTTTGTTACAGACGGTCATCCAGTATCTGTTTTTTTACATGGGATTGGCCCATACCAGCGGAGTAAAAGGGGCTATCATTGTAGGTACGAACAGCCTGTTGGCAATTTTAATTGCCAGCTTGCTATTCCGGCAGGAGAAATTAACTTTGCCAAAATTGATAGGGTGTATGGTAGGATTGATTGGAGTAATACTAGCAAATTTGAGTAGTGGTGGAATTGATTTTGATTTGAGCTTTCAAGGGGAGGGATTTGTTTTTATCTCGGCTATTTCCTATGCTTTTTCTTCTGTTTATTTGAAAAAATATTCGAAGGATGAAGATCCAGTAATGCTTAGCGGATACCAATTCCTGTTAGGTGGAATTATTTTAACCGGAACTGGTCTATGTATGGGTGGGCGTATTACAAATTTTCATTGGGATTCCAGCCTCATGCTCATTTATCTTGCATTTTTGTCCGCAGTTGCTTATTCTCTATGGGGAATTTTGTTAAAATATAATCCAGTATCCAAAGTGACCATTTATGGCTTCATGAATCCGGTTATCGGGGTTTTATTATCAGCTATATTGCTAGGCGAAGGGGAACAGGCATTTAGTCTTAAAAATATTTTCGCTTTGGTTTTGGTAAGTCTGGGAATATTTATTGTAAACCGTTTTCAATCCAAAACAGAATAA
- a CDS encoding glycosyltransferase family 2 protein — MKNTLYVVIPCYNEQEVLSETAKQMKDKMEQLIRQKKISDLSRVVFINDGSKDNTWQMICKLHQDNPLFSGINLSKNRGHQNALLAGLMTVKEYADMVISMDADLQDDINAIDQMVDKYLAGCDIVYGVRSKRKTDSFFKRFTAEAFYRIMNHLGANTVFNHADYRLMSKRALEGLAQFKEVNLFLRGIVPMIGYPSDIVTYERKERFAGESKYPLKKMLALALEGITSLSIKPIRLITGLGFMVFFVSIAMLIYILVRFFMGATVVGWASVAVSVWAIGGLLLLSIGVVGEYIGKIYLETKERPRFIVESFLEEEHKQGHQ, encoded by the coding sequence TTGAAAAATACATTGTATGTTGTAATTCCCTGCTATAATGAGCAGGAAGTTTTATCAGAAACAGCAAAACAGATGAAAGATAAAATGGAACAACTGATTCGCCAGAAAAAAATTTCTGATTTAAGCAGGGTTGTATTCATCAATGATGGTTCCAAAGATAATACATGGCAGATGATTTGTAAATTGCATCAAGATAACCCTCTTTTTAGTGGGATTAACCTAAGCAAAAATCGTGGGCATCAAAATGCGTTGCTAGCTGGATTAATGACAGTAAAGGAATATGCGGATATGGTAATTTCCATGGATGCGGATTTACAGGATGATATCAATGCAATAGATCAGATGGTGGATAAATATTTAGCAGGCTGTGATATTGTATATGGTGTGAGAAGCAAGCGGAAAACCGACAGCTTTTTTAAACGGTTTACTGCTGAAGCTTTTTATCGGATTATGAACCACTTAGGGGCAAATACAGTGTTTAATCATGCTGATTATCGCCTAATGAGTAAACGGGCATTGGAAGGGTTAGCTCAATTTAAAGAGGTAAATCTATTCCTGAGGGGAATAGTGCCTATGATAGGGTATCCTTCTGATATTGTCACTTATGAGAGAAAAGAACGGTTTGCTGGAGAAAGCAAATATCCGTTAAAAAAGATGTTGGCATTGGCATTGGAGGGTATTACTTCATTGAGTATTAAACCAATCCGTTTGATCACAGGATTAGGGTTTATGGTGTTTTTTGTTAGTATTGCCATGCTTATTTATATTTTAGTTCGTTTCTTTATGGGAGCCACTGTCGTTGGATGGGCTAGCGTAGCGGTTTCGGTATGGGCTATCGGAGGACTTTTGCTGTTATCCATTGGTGTAGTAGGAGAATATATTGGGAAAATCTATTTGGAGACCAAGGAGCGGCCTCGGTTTATCGTTGAAAGTTTTTTAGAGGAAGAACACAAACAAGGACATCAATAA